A genome region from Vespa velutina chromosome 18, iVesVel2.1, whole genome shotgun sequence includes the following:
- the LOC124955501 gene encoding UDP-xylose and UDP-N-acetylglucosamine transporter-like — protein sequence MRAAIAIFCVFLGCCTNVVFLELLVKDDPGSGNLITFSQFLFIAIEGFLFTSKCGTVKPNVGIKDYFILVTMFFIANVCNNYAFDFNIPMPLHMIFRAGSLIANMIMGIIILKKHYAFSKYLSVLMITLGIAICTIVSGKDIKSLQSKHVEHLPTTPWDDFFWWMLGITLLTIALFVSARMGIYQEVLHARYGKNAREALYYTHLLPLPFFLTLTSNIKDHLVLAMASDPLIIPVINLSVPKLIAYLIGNVLTQYICISSVFVLTTECNSLTVTLVITLRKFLSLIFSIIYFKNPFTMYHWIGTFLVFVGTVIFTEIIPKISQNLQYITKKEKVQ from the exons atgcgTGCAGCAATTGCAatattttgtgtttttttgGGATGCTGCACTAATGTAGTTTTTTTGGAACTGCTTGTTAA AGATGACCCAGGTAGTGGGAATCTTATTACATTTTCACAATTTCTCTTCATAGCCATAGAAGGATTTTTATTCACTTCAAAATGCGGAACTGTAAAACCCAATGTCggtataaaagattatttcatattagtgacaatgttttttattgctaatgtttgtaataattatgcatttgattttaatataccAATGCCTCTTCATATGATCTTCAGAGCT GGTTCTCTGATAGCTAACATGATAATgggtattataatattaaaaaaacattatgCATTTAGTAAATACTTATCTGTTTTGATGATAACTCTCGGAATTGCAATATGTACTATTGTCAGTGGCAAAGATATAAAATCCTTGCAATCTAAGCACGTTGAACATCTTCCAACAACACCATGGGATGATTTTTTTTGGTGGATGTTAGGTATTACATTATTAACTATTGCATTATTTGTTTCTGCTAGAATGGGTATATATCAAGAGGTATTACATGCACGATATGGGAAAAATGCAAGAGAAGCTTTATATTATACG CATTTATTACCATTgccattttttttaactttgacATCTAATATTAAGGATCATTTAGTATTGGCAATGGCATCAGATCCATTGATTATACCTGTGATTAATTTATCTGTGCCAAAATTAATTGCTTATTTAATTGGAAATGTTCTTACACA ATATATTTGCATAAGTTCTGTATTTGTATTAACTACAGAATGCAATTCTCTTACAGTAACATTGGTAATAACTTTACGAAAAttcctttctttaattttttctattatttatttcaagaatCCATTCACTATGTACCATTGGATTGGTACATTTCTAGTCTTTGTAGGGACAGTAATATTTACAGAAATAATACCAAAAATCTCTCAAAATCTGCAATAcattacaaagaaagaaaaagtacaataa